The window GGGCGCAATCGTGCCGAGCTCGTTGACGCGCGCCGCAGAGTATCGGCCGAGACTCTTGATCCATAGCAGAAAGCTTCCGGACGACGTGTGGAGGCCGGCGTTCCAGAACAAGACATCAACAAGGATGATGCCCCAGAACTGAGGTGACAGGAAGACCTTCTTCAGTGCACCAAACTTGAATTTTCCATGCGACGAGTGGCCAGCGCGCTTAAGTCTCTCGACGCTCAGCTCGATATCTTCCCTCTTGAGAACCAGCCGGTTAGGCTGCTCAGGGGTGCCCGGGATGACGAAGTAACCCAAAATACCGACGGGGATAGTGATGAGGGAGCAGATGATGTACATCCATCTCCACCCGGCGAGGCCATTAACACCCTCAAGCCGGGCTGAGGCGCCAGCTTGGATGAGACCGGCTGTGAGAGTGCCCAGAGAAAGCCCGACGTAAAAGAtgccgccgcgtcgagcgatctcgtcgccgcgatACCAGGATCCTACGCGCGCTGTTAGTCAAGCAGGACAGATATCCTAGGCTCCAACATCCTTTCAACCAACCAAAGAGATAGTGCATGACcgggaagaaggcggccTCGAACCAGCCGACAAGGAAGCGGTACGCGGCAAGCTCGGCGAACCCGGTGACGCGGAACTGGAGCAGCGTGAAGACGCCCCAAGCAATGTCGAGAAAGGGGATGAGCCAGTGGATCGGGACGTAGGTGAGGACGAACATCATGGGCAGCTGGCccgtgacggcgccgatgacgtAGAAGGTCTGCAGCTGGACCAGCTCATTGCCCTTGAAGCCCAGGTCCTCcttgaggccggcgacgtagGCGTTGTTGAGGTTGGCCTGGTCGATGTACTTGACCCAGTAGCTGAGCACGGCGTaggggacgatgaggaggtcgagcttgttgatgagcttccGCTCGGAAGTTGTATCCGTGTCGGCGTACCACTGGATCTGCCACCATCGCCTGCGGGCTTGGACAACCATGGTGAAGGCGTTGTTGTCGTATCGGCTGTGTTCGGTCTGACTGGGCACGAAGGGAAACTGAGCAAGGCCTGCCGCACTATGCACAACGATCACGAATGAGGACGACGCGGAGTCGGAAGGATTCTTCAAGCTTTAGTATGAACTACGAGTCCCGCCGGCCCAGCCTCTTAAGAATGGAAAATCTCTTCACATCCCATGTCCAAAGCCGCCTACGCATCCATCGATTCTTCAAGCCTCGAAACAAGGGGACTGGACCAGTCATGAATCTCCTGCGCCAGCTCGACAACCGACACTTGGCGCTGGCGTCTTCCCAAGACGAAACGGTCGGAGAGCGACTGACTATACCGTGCCCAGCCCGACCTAGGAGCGGCAGAGCGCGATAAGACGTTGCATCAACGCAGCAACACTGCAGAAGGGCGTCTGCGTGTAGGCCATTGCACCATTCCAGGGCCCATTGATGTGACGGTTAATCTGATgtgaagagggaaaaggcgAGGCGCCTCTTTTATGTCAATGGACCAGTCGAACCCCGGTCATGCCCTCTCCACAACGCCGGCCGGCATCATCCATGCTACCCCCCTGGGTCGACATGAAGAATTGGAGACGCGTCTTTGTCCCTTGGCCATTGCCTCCAAAGGGCAGAACTGGCAAGTCGGAGTCTCTCGCGGCAATAGGGTGTTAGTGTACCTGTATGTGTGTGCAAAGCACAGCAAAGAGGGTGGGTGTTGGAGCTCCGGTCTGAGGAGGCCGGGGATATTCCCCAAGAAAGTGGAGAGATGGCGTGCTCCCCAGATcccgtccctccctcccttgtCGACCTCCAGCAACGAGTTAATTAAACAGCCGCGGCGGAGAATTGCCCGCACTTCACCTTTGTTGGCGGGGTcaaaggggaagaagcaTGGTGGGGTGGGGGAGGAAAGCTATGTCTGTCGTGTCAAAGCAGTTGCTCTAGATAACAACGTCTCTTCTCTGATaggacggcggtggcagGACGGGGTGCTCCTAGGTTGAACCATACTCGAAAGCTCAGGACGTTCCCCCCTCCTTGTGTGTGTAACGCGTTCGAGCACGTCTCTGACGTGATCCCGATGTCCGGTCTGCCGAGGGGTAGAGGGATCGTTGGACAAAATGGACGTTTCCCATCGTATCCAACTCTTGAGTCGTGTAGTTGAGGCAATCTCGAATTCATCGGTCTGAGACCTAGTCTGAATTATATCTATATTgtaagaagaaaaaacacATCATCATGGGCGACCACATTGAGACAGCAACGCAATCAGTTAGGACAGAAGTTCCAAGCAAGGCAGATGGAACGGGCGGCGTTGCAACCGAGACGCCCTCGAAAGGCGGACTGGATCAGCAGACACTCATCGACCGAACCGTCGACTCCCTTCTCACACCGCCAAAGTCCATCTACGATGACTTCCCCATAAAGCTCGTGGAACGATACATCGACGAGCCCAGAGAACTGAGggtggccgtcgtcggcgcgggtCTCTCTGGAGTCCTCGCCGGAATCCTTCTCCCGGCAAAGGTGCCTGGCATCAAGCTGACTGTGTATGAGAAGAACGCCGATGTGGTATGTCTCAGGACTTGACCCTCCCAGTAGTTGCACCTAGACAACGATACATGACTAACACGGAGACTCCAGGGCGGCACTTGGTTCGAAAATATCTACCCCGGCGTCCGCTGCGACGTACCGGCTCACGTCTACCAGTCTACCTTCGACCCGAACACGCAGTGGACGGAGGAATTCgcccagggcgccgagatcCGCAACTACTGGCAGGGTCTGGCGCGCAAGTACGACGTCTACAAGTATCTCCAGCTCTCGCAGCGCGTCGAAGGCCTGGACTGGGTCGATTCGCGCTCCGTCTGGAAGATCACCATCCGCGACCTCAAGACGGACGCCATCCGGGTCGAGGAAGCCGACTTCGTGCTTACGGCCATCGGCCGCTTCAACGCCTGGAAGCTGCCGGACTACCCGGGCATCAAGGACTTCAAGGGCACCCTTCGACACGCCTCGAACTGGGACCCCAGCTTCGACCCGCGCGACAAGAAGGTGGCCGTcatcggcaacggcgccAGCGGCATCCAGCTGACGTCGAACCTGCACAAGGTCGTCTCGCACCTGGACCACTACGCGCGCAACAAGACATGGATCACGGCGTCcttcgccggcgacgagacgTCCATCGAGCCGATCCCCATCCCCGAAGACCTGCGCGAGACGTTCCGCAAGGACCCGGAGGCGTACCTCCGGTACCGCAAGGAGAACGAGGCCAAGTACTTCCGGCACTTCACGGGCTGGCTCAAGGGGTCGGCCGAGAATGACGAGGCGCGCGACAAGTTCCGCAAGTTCATGAACGACCGCCTCACCAAGAAGCCCGAGCTCATCGACGCGCTCATCCCGGACTTCTCGCCgcactgccgccgcctgaCGCCCGGGCCGGGGtacctcgaggccatcacgTCCGACAAGACGGACTACATCCAGACGCGAATCCGGCGCATCACGCCGACGGGCATCGAGACGGAGGACGGCCGGCAccgcgaggtcgacgccatcTTCTGCGCGACGGGCGCCAACGTCGacatggcgccgccgttccCCATCACCGCGAAAGGCCgggacctcgccgaggtctGGCGGCCGGACGGGCCGTACACCTACTTCGGCTCCGCAACGCCCGGGTTCCCGAACCTGCTCTTCGTCCACGGGCCCAACGGCAGCGGGCGCTCCGGCACGGTGCCGCACAACGTCGAGAACCAAATCACCTACTTCGCGCGGATCCTGCGCAAGGCGGCACGCGAGGGCATCCGCACCATCCAGCCCACCCGcaaggcggcggacgacTTCACCGAGTACTCGGACGCCTTCTTCGCGACGACGGTGCTGGCGGAGAACTGCAGCTCGTGGTACAACAGCGGCAGGGCCGGGTCGCGGATCCACGGCCTGTGGCCCGGCTcggcgacgctggcgacCATCGTGCAGCGGGAGCCGCGGTGGGAGGACTTTGAGTACGAGTACGTCGGGGACTCGGGGAACCCGTTCCTGTGGTACTTTGGCAAGGGGTGCACGAAGCAGGAGCTGGAtcccgaggccgacgtcaCACCGTATCTGAAGGCTGGCGGTGCGGATGTGAAGGACGTGCATGAGAGCTGGTGGAGCGTTCCATAGatcttcggcgtcgagcgcCGAGACGACTATAGACTATGATGGGAAATGGAATGAGATGACGTTCATAAGACTCTGCGTTGTGAGATGTCACTATCTTCAGTAGTCTCATTGACAGCTGAATTAGGCTTCCCTCCAGGAGGCGCCGCTCCCACAGTGTATCTCACGGTAAAAACCTCTCATGTTGACAAGCCCATCATATCATCTCGGCCTATGAATACCGGCCTGATCTCGCCATAAACGGTTTACCGGCATCACGGTAGTCCATCAGCCCCGTTGACCCGACCATCGACGCCaggtcatcgccatcgaTGGTGACATACCAATTCCCCAACGCAGATAAACCAATGTAACCTTTAAATTCACTGACTACAATCCACAAGGGACTGTCCCACGTGCTTGGTCGGTTGACATGGGCCGGCTACAGA is drawn from Colletotrichum destructivum chromosome 6, complete sequence and contains these coding sequences:
- a CDS encoding Putative flavin monooxygenase, FAD/NAD(P)-binding domain superfamily, giving the protein MGDHIETATQSVRTEVPSKADGTGGVATETPSKGGLDQQTLIDRTVDSLLTPPKSIYDDFPIKLVERYIDEPRELRVAVVGAGLSGVLAGILLPAKVPGIKLTVYEKNADVGGTWFENIYPGVRCDVPAHVYQSTFDPNTQWTEEFAQGAEIRNYWQGLARKYDVYKYLQLSQRVEGLDWVDSRSVWKITIRDLKTDAIRVEEADFVLTAIGRFNAWKLPDYPGIKDFKGTLRHASNWDPSFDPRDKKVAVIGNGASGIQLTSNLHKVVSHLDHYARNKTWITASFAGDETSIEPIPIPEDLRETFRKDPEAYLRYRKENEAKYFRHFTGWLKGSAENDEARDKFRKFMNDRLTKKPELIDALIPDFSPHCRRLTPGPGYLEAITSDKTDYIQTRIRRITPTGIETEDGRHREVDAIFCATGANVDMAPPFPITAKGRDLAEVWRPDGPYTYFGSATPGFPNLLFVHGPNGSGRSGTVPHNVENQITYFARILRKAAREGIRTIQPTRKAADDFTEYSDAFFATTVLAENCSSWYNSGRAGSRIHGLWPGSATLATIVQREPRWEDFEYEYVGDSGNPFLWYFGKGCTKQELDPEADVTPYLKAGGADVKDVHESWWSVP
- a CDS encoding Putative major facilitator superfamily, MFS transporter superfamily, whose amino-acid sequence is MVVQARRRWWQIQWYADTDTTSERKLINKLDLLIVPYAVLSYWVKYIDQANLNNAYVAGLKEDLGFKGNELVQLQTFYVIGAVTGQLPMMFVLTYVPIHWLIPFLDIAWGVFTLLQFRVTGFAELAAYRFLVGWFEAAFFPVMHYLFGSWYRGDEIARRGGIFYVGLSLGTLTAGLIQAGASARLEGVNGLAGWRWMYIICSLITIPVGILGYFVIPGTPEQPNRLVLKREDIELSVERLKRAGHSSHGKFKFGALKKVFLSPQFWGIILVDVLFWNAGLHTSSGSFLLWIKSLGRYSAARVNELGTIAPALGIFYTLFICFASDLVLGPAWAITLSHAWNIIGLVILVVWNVPEPAKWFAFSTIYSSYAMSSVFHGWVNTQLRSSPAERSFTLVLINAISQSSTAWTPLLVFPTVEGPRYPKGFAFTLGSSILLIVATHILRMYIKKRDPQVGNTTGFPESDPEDHATVGDVKGTAVAVGARDDRSD